Proteins encoded together in one Vicinamibacterales bacterium window:
- a CDS encoding DPP IV N-terminal domain-containing protein has protein sequence MRRVAFICAAAVLSVCAVLPVTAQRAAMTNADYARAEKFMGYNVTPLVYRSGVRGNWLPDDRVWYRVTTATGSVATLVDPVTGTKTVCDLPACAAGAGGRGGQGGRGGQGGGRGAARTDVPSPDGKRTAFIRDWNLWVRDVATGRETPLTTDGVKDFGYATDNAGWAKSDRAILLWSPDSRKIATFQQDQRKVGEMYLVSTEAGHPRLEAWKYPLPGDEHVALIHRVVIDVDTGRITRLKKGPDQHRSTLCDNIACRGGDWADVYWSPDSRKLAFVSTSRDHRQEQLREADVASGEVSDILAEEVPTFFESGNGAVNWRYLPASNEIIWFSEKTNWGQLYLHDMRGRLKNAITTGEGNVTQVLRVDEKSRTIHFLAVGREQGRDPYFVHLYRVGFDGTNLQLLTPEDATHDVSLSPSGKYFTDSYSRPDVPPVAVLRDAVTGKLIAELETADISRLTAAGWKPPTPITVKARDGRTDLYGLMYTPANLDPAKKYPIVNHIYPGPQTGSVGGRSFNPARSDNHALAELGFVVVEIDGMGTPWRSKKFHEAYYGNMGDNTLPDQIAGMKQLAEKYPYIDLDRAGIWGHSGGGYAAAAAMFRHPDFFKVGIAESGNHDNRAYEDDWAEKWMPLLTDASKAAYEDQANQTHAKNLKGKLLLAHGMMDNNVPPYNTLLVVDALVKANKDFDLIMFPQARHGFGDASNYMTRRRWDYFVTHLLHMDPPKEYQLQSAGRGGSQD, from the coding sequence ATGAGAAGGGTTGCATTCATCTGTGCAGCGGCCGTGCTGTCGGTGTGCGCCGTGCTGCCGGTGACGGCGCAGCGTGCGGCGATGACCAACGCCGACTACGCCCGCGCCGAGAAGTTCATGGGCTACAACGTCACCCCGCTGGTCTACCGGTCGGGCGTGCGCGGCAACTGGTTGCCCGACGATCGCGTGTGGTACCGCGTCACGACGGCCACCGGAAGCGTCGCCACCCTGGTCGATCCGGTGACCGGCACGAAGACGGTGTGCGACCTTCCGGCCTGCGCGGCCGGCGCCGGCGGCCGCGGCGGTCAGGGCGGCCGCGGCGGTCAGGGCGGCGGACGCGGCGCCGCGCGCACCGACGTGCCGTCGCCCGACGGGAAGCGCACCGCGTTCATCCGGGACTGGAACCTGTGGGTGCGCGACGTCGCCACCGGCAGAGAAACGCCGCTCACCACCGACGGCGTCAAGGACTTCGGCTACGCGACCGACAACGCCGGGTGGGCGAAGAGCGACCGCGCGATCCTGCTGTGGTCCCCCGACTCGAGGAAGATTGCGACCTTTCAGCAGGACCAGCGCAAGGTCGGCGAGATGTATCTCGTCAGCACCGAGGCCGGCCATCCGCGGCTCGAGGCGTGGAAGTATCCGCTGCCCGGCGACGAGCACGTCGCCTTGATCCACCGGGTCGTCATCGACGTCGACACCGGCAGGATCACGCGGTTGAAGAAGGGCCCCGATCAGCACCGCTCGACGCTGTGCGACAACATCGCCTGCCGCGGCGGCGACTGGGCCGACGTCTACTGGAGCCCCGACTCGCGGAAACTGGCGTTCGTCTCGACGTCTCGCGATCATCGGCAGGAGCAGCTGCGCGAAGCGGACGTCGCCAGCGGCGAAGTCAGCGACATCCTCGCCGAGGAGGTGCCCACCTTCTTCGAGTCCGGCAACGGCGCGGTGAACTGGCGCTACCTCCCGGCGTCCAACGAGATCATCTGGTTCTCCGAGAAGACGAACTGGGGCCAGCTGTACCTGCACGACATGCGCGGCCGGTTGAAGAACGCGATCACGACCGGCGAAGGAAACGTCACGCAGGTGCTCAGGGTCGACGAAAAGAGCCGCACCATTCATTTCCTCGCCGTCGGACGCGAGCAGGGGCGCGACCCCTACTTCGTGCACCTCTATCGCGTCGGTTTCGACGGCACGAACCTGCAGCTGCTCACGCCGGAAGACGCGACGCACGACGTTTCGCTGTCACCGTCCGGGAAGTACTTCACCGACAGCTACTCGCGCCCCGACGTGCCGCCGGTCGCCGTGCTGCGCGATGCGGTCACCGGCAAGCTGATCGCCGAGCTGGAGACCGCGGACATCTCCAGGCTCACCGCCGCCGGATGGAAGCCGCCCACGCCGATCACCGTCAAGGCGCGCGACGGCCGCACCGATTTGTACGGGTTGATGTACACGCCGGCGAATCTGGATCCCGCGAAGAAGTATCCGATCGTCAATCACATCTATCCCGGGCCGCAGACCGGCAGCGTCGGCGGCCGCAGTTTCAATCCGGCGCGCAGCGACAACCACGCCCTCGCCGAGCTCGGGTTCGTCGTCGTCGAGATCGACGGCATGGGAACGCCGTGGCGATCGAAGAAATTCCACGAGGCCTATTACGGCAACATGGGAGACAACACGCTGCCCGACCAGATCGCCGGCATGAAGCAGCTGGCCGAGAAGTATCCGTACATCGATCTCGATCGCGCCGGCATCTGGGGGCACTCCGGCGGCGGCTATGCGGCGGCGGCGGCGATGTTCCGCCACCCCGACTTCTTCAAGGTCGGCATCGCCGAGTCCGGCAATCACGACAACCGCGCCTACGAGGACGACTGGGCGGAGAAGTGGATGCCGCTGCTCACCGACGCATCGAAGGCGGCCTACGAGGACCAGGCCAACCAGACGCACGCGAAGAACCTGAAGGGCAAGCTGCTGCTCGCCCACGGCATGATGGACAACAACGTGCCGCCCTACAACACGCTGCTGGTCGTGGACGCGCTGGTGAAGGCGAACAAGGACTTCGATCTGATCATGTTCCCGCAGGCGCGGCACGGCTTCGGCGACGCGTCGAACTACATGACGCGCCGCCGCTGGGACTATTTCGTCACGCACCTGCTCCACATGGATCCGCCGAAGGAATACCAGCTCCAGAGCGCCGGACGCGGAGGATCTCAGGACTGA
- a CDS encoding M14 metallopeptidase family protein, which produces MKSMLVAAVVALTLQAAGPIAPDPYFGIKIGADGELARYPKIVEYLQHLAKTTNRVRFEEIGKTTMGNPYVLATISAPENLAKLNRLVEINRRLADPRGLSGAEARKLAQEGRAFYFVYGTIHSTEVGNTQSLIEIAHRLATDNGADVRQILDNVVVLLVPSQNPDGQYLVVDHWYKTRGTPFNRTYPDLYHKYVGHDDNRDWFMFTQKETRLAVQIQNRYKPIITHDMHQMGSGGARIFVPPFDDPYDPNVHAILRAGISTVGQAMASALVSEGKGGVEWLSRYDLWAPARQYMVYHGQPRILTEIASVNLADPLVNQNGAPMGPQETRWNFPLPYRRSDWRLRDIVDYGNTVAFAGMAHVAKYRTTWLENFYKVHADWVNRTEAPYAFVVPAAQRDPFETFELLDILRIAEVEIHQAQAPFKAGGKDYGAGSWVIRTAQPYGAFAKTMLERQKYPDLRLYPGGPPKPPYDVTGHTLGMLMGVDVDQIDQPFDAALEPVKAPRPVVTPLPAQARSAYIMPPAQNAAFMAVARLQAANVPVFRVAGGTTVTPGTWVVPVAAESTRILTGLAQDTGLIVEGADRMGGELYRLKPHTRIGLWRGANNMPAGWLKWLFEQYGFNHKAIAAQDFEQDLASQYDAIVLPDGTSRATIVSGLNAERNGKEWAWAYGVGDAGWKKLGDWVRGGGTLVAIGSAVETARALLDLPIEAALPDARQRRGQANAPLAFFCPGSLLQNEFNVAHPVAFGMPDAWPVFFEGDQAYRLKPGFAIQSEVVSRYPAKGPILQSGWLLGEEFLRDQANAVAFRVGSGYVVTLGSQIDFRTQPRGTFKLLFNAIFHGPSQRVPASAFGTR; this is translated from the coding sequence ATGAAGAGCATGCTGGTTGCCGCTGTCGTCGCGCTCACGCTCCAGGCCGCGGGTCCGATCGCGCCTGACCCGTACTTCGGGATCAAGATCGGCGCCGACGGCGAGCTGGCGCGGTATCCGAAGATCGTCGAGTACCTCCAGCACCTGGCGAAGACGACCAATCGCGTCAGGTTCGAGGAGATCGGCAAGACGACGATGGGTAATCCGTACGTGCTGGCGACGATCAGCGCGCCGGAGAACCTGGCGAAGCTGAACCGGCTGGTCGAGATCAACCGGCGGCTCGCCGATCCGCGCGGGCTCAGCGGGGCCGAGGCGCGGAAGCTGGCGCAGGAAGGGCGGGCGTTCTACTTCGTCTACGGCACGATCCACTCGACCGAAGTGGGCAACACGCAGTCGCTGATCGAGATCGCGCACCGGCTGGCGACCGACAACGGCGCCGACGTGCGCCAGATTCTCGACAACGTCGTCGTCCTGCTCGTGCCGTCTCAGAATCCCGACGGCCAGTATCTCGTGGTGGATCACTGGTACAAGACCCGCGGCACGCCGTTCAACCGGACGTATCCGGACCTGTACCACAAGTATGTCGGGCACGACGACAACCGCGACTGGTTCATGTTCACGCAGAAAGAGACGCGCCTGGCGGTGCAGATCCAGAACCGCTACAAGCCGATCATCACCCACGACATGCACCAGATGGGATCGGGCGGCGCGCGAATCTTCGTGCCGCCGTTCGACGATCCCTACGATCCCAACGTGCACGCGATCCTGCGCGCCGGGATCAGCACCGTGGGGCAGGCGATGGCGTCCGCGCTGGTCTCGGAAGGCAAGGGGGGCGTCGAGTGGCTGTCGCGCTACGACCTGTGGGCGCCGGCGCGGCAGTACATGGTCTACCACGGCCAGCCGCGCATCCTCACCGAGATCGCCAGCGTCAATCTCGCCGATCCGCTCGTCAACCAGAACGGCGCGCCGATGGGGCCGCAGGAGACGCGCTGGAACTTCCCGCTTCCCTACCGCCGCAGCGACTGGCGGCTGCGCGACATCGTCGACTACGGCAACACCGTCGCGTTCGCCGGCATGGCGCACGTGGCGAAGTACCGCACGACGTGGCTCGAGAACTTCTACAAGGTGCACGCCGACTGGGTGAACCGGACGGAGGCACCCTACGCCTTCGTCGTGCCCGCCGCCCAGCGCGATCCGTTCGAGACGTTCGAGCTGCTCGACATCCTCCGCATCGCCGAGGTGGAGATCCACCAGGCGCAGGCCCCGTTCAAGGCAGGCGGAAAGGACTACGGCGCCGGCTCATGGGTGATCAGGACCGCGCAGCCGTACGGCGCGTTCGCGAAGACGATGCTGGAGCGGCAGAAGTATCCGGATTTGCGTCTCTACCCGGGCGGTCCGCCCAAGCCGCCGTACGACGTGACCGGACACACGCTCGGCATGCTGATGGGCGTCGACGTCGATCAGATCGATCAGCCATTCGACGCCGCATTGGAGCCGGTGAAGGCGCCGCGCCCGGTCGTGACGCCGCTGCCGGCGCAGGCCCGGAGCGCCTACATCATGCCGCCGGCGCAGAACGCCGCGTTCATGGCTGTCGCGCGGCTGCAGGCAGCGAACGTTCCGGTGTTCCGGGTGGCGGGCGGCACGACCGTCACGCCCGGGACGTGGGTGGTGCCGGTTGCTGCCGAGTCGACCAGAATCCTCACCGGGCTGGCGCAGGATACCGGCTTGATCGTCGAGGGCGCGGATCGGATGGGCGGCGAGTTGTACCGGTTGAAGCCGCACACCCGCATCGGCCTGTGGCGCGGCGCCAACAACATGCCGGCGGGTTGGCTGAAGTGGCTGTTCGAGCAGTACGGCTTCAACCACAAGGCGATTGCCGCGCAGGACTTCGAGCAGGATCTGGCCTCGCAGTACGACGCGATCGTGCTGCCTGACGGAACGAGCCGCGCGACGATCGTCAGCGGCCTGAATGCCGAGCGCAACGGCAAGGAATGGGCGTGGGCCTACGGCGTCGGCGACGCAGGCTGGAAGAAGCTCGGCGACTGGGTCCGCGGCGGCGGGACGCTCGTCGCGATCGGGTCCGCGGTCGAGACCGCGCGGGCGCTGCTCGATCTGCCGATCGAAGCGGCGTTGCCCGACGCCCGTCAGCGCCGCGGCCAGGCAAACGCGCCGCTGGCCTTCTTCTGTCCCGGATCGCTGCTGCAGAACGAGTTCAACGTCGCCCATCCGGTTGCGTTCGGCATGCCGGACGCGTGGCCGGTCTTCTTCGAAGGGGATCAGGCCTACCGGCTGAAGCCGGGGTTCGCCATCCAGAGCGAAGTCGTCTCACGGTATCCGGCGAAGGGACCGATCCTGCAGAGCGGATGGCTCCTCGGCGAAGAGTTCCTCCGCGATCAGGCGAACGCCGTCGCCTTCCGCGTCGGCAGCGGCTACGTCGTCACGCTCGGCAGCCAGATCGATTTCCGCACCCAGCCGCGCGGGACGTTCAAGCTCCTGTTCAACGCGATCTTCCACGGTCCGTCGCAGCGCGTGCCCGCGTCTGCGTTCGGCACGCGGTAG
- a CDS encoding cyanophycinase, translating to MRATAPLAARVAVLFALLASAAMPQARQAGSEAPEYGPAKGTLVIVGGGNLNGSGISEKFIELAGGPDKTFVIVPTAGGNRNGQGEPIAYDEQRIIAPWVRLGLKHVRMLHTHDPRVADTEAFAAALRDADAVWFNGGRQWNIVDSYANTLTYREFHKLLERGGVIGGSSAGATIQGEYLVRGDTSGPDVMMTAEPGHQSAFKFLRNTAIDQHINTRNRWDHLIPVIQKFPRLLGIGLSEATAIVVTQDRFEVIGAWKVAVHDNTRLYQPWEKPYFVLSAGDVYNMKTRRVEKYGIGARPAQRGGGSGGPVERGSR from the coding sequence GTGCGCGCCACCGCCCCGCTCGCCGCTCGTGTCGCCGTTCTGTTCGCCCTGCTGGCGTCCGCCGCGATGCCGCAGGCGCGGCAGGCGGGATCCGAAGCACCGGAATACGGGCCCGCGAAAGGCACGCTGGTCATCGTCGGCGGCGGAAACCTGAACGGCTCGGGCATCAGCGAGAAGTTCATCGAGCTGGCCGGCGGACCGGACAAGACGTTCGTCATCGTCCCGACCGCCGGCGGCAACCGCAACGGCCAGGGGGAGCCGATCGCCTACGACGAGCAGCGGATCATCGCGCCGTGGGTCCGGCTCGGGCTGAAGCACGTGCGGATGCTGCACACCCACGATCCCAGGGTCGCCGACACGGAGGCGTTCGCCGCGGCGCTGCGCGACGCCGACGCGGTCTGGTTCAACGGCGGGCGCCAGTGGAACATCGTCGACTCGTACGCGAACACCCTGACGTATCGGGAGTTTCACAAGCTGCTCGAGCGCGGCGGCGTGATCGGCGGCAGCTCGGCGGGCGCCACGATCCAGGGCGAGTATCTCGTCCGCGGCGACACCTCGGGGCCGGACGTGATGATGACGGCGGAGCCGGGGCATCAATCGGCGTTCAAGTTCCTGCGCAACACCGCCATCGATCAGCACATCAACACGCGGAACCGCTGGGACCATCTGATCCCCGTGATTCAGAAGTTCCCCCGGCTGCTCGGCATCGGCCTGTCGGAAGCCACCGCGATTGTCGTCACTCAGGATCGCTTCGAGGTGATCGGCGCCTGGAAAGTCGCCGTGCACGACAACACGCGGCTGTATCAGCCGTGGGAGAAGCCGTACTTCGTGCTCTCGGCCGGCGACGTCTACAACATGAAGACCCGCCGCGTCGAGAAATACGGGATCGGCGCCCGTCCCGCGCAACGGGGCGGCGGCTCCGGCGGACCCGTCGAGCGCGGCAGTCGCTGA
- a CDS encoding DinB family protein: protein MRTIVSTAIACAIAAAIPAAQSANPISDGIRSQWNGAKRNLQQSSEMMPESGYDYRPVDGVRNFGEILAHLAGANYVFCAAAKGEKTPFAEDHFEKAAKTRAAIIKATSESIAYCDAAFSALTDASAGQMVQQPFGEGQAPRAGVLVAELGHVNEHYGNLVTYFRINGIVPPSSRR from the coding sequence ATGCGAACCATCGTGAGTACGGCGATCGCCTGCGCGATCGCGGCGGCGATTCCCGCCGCGCAATCGGCCAACCCGATCAGCGACGGCATTCGAAGCCAGTGGAACGGCGCCAAGCGCAACCTGCAGCAGTCCTCGGAGATGATGCCGGAGAGCGGCTACGACTACCGTCCGGTGGACGGCGTCCGCAATTTCGGCGAGATCCTGGCGCACCTCGCCGGCGCCAACTACGTGTTCTGCGCCGCCGCCAAAGGGGAGAAGACGCCGTTCGCCGAAGACCATTTCGAGAAGGCGGCGAAGACGCGCGCGGCGATCATCAAGGCCACGTCCGAGTCGATCGCCTACTGTGACGCCGCGTTCTCGGCGCTGACCGACGCGAGCGCCGGGCAGATGGTGCAGCAGCCGTTCGGCGAAGGCCAGGCGCCGCGCGCCGGCGTCCTGGTCGCCGAGCTCGGCCACGTCAACGAGCACTACGGCAACCTCGTGACCTATTTCCGCATCAACGGCATCGTCCCGCCGTCGTCGCGCCGCTGA
- a CDS encoding YdeI/OmpD-associated family protein, producing the protein MPTDPRVDAYIAKARPFAQPILRRIRAAVHAGCPGVAETIKWSVPAFDYKGPLAGMAAFKAHCVFGFWKGALMKSVPEGKEGQAKGRFGRFESVADLPGETALVRMVKEAAALADAGVKAPRQTRAPKPPPRAPAYVLAAIRKNKQALRHYQAFSPSCRREYIEWITEAKTGETRARRLATAVEWMSEGKSRNWKYTAGARRR; encoded by the coding sequence ATGCCCACGGATCCGCGCGTCGACGCATACATCGCGAAGGCTCGGCCTTTTGCGCAGCCCATCCTCCGGCGCATCCGCGCCGCCGTTCACGCCGGCTGCCCGGGCGTGGCCGAGACGATCAAGTGGAGCGTGCCGGCGTTCGACTACAAGGGGCCCCTCGCCGGCATGGCGGCGTTCAAGGCGCATTGCGTCTTCGGGTTCTGGAAAGGCGCGCTGATGAAGAGCGTGCCGGAGGGGAAGGAAGGCCAGGCGAAGGGGCGGTTCGGGCGGTTCGAGTCCGTCGCCGATCTGCCCGGCGAGACGGCCCTGGTGCGGATGGTGAAGGAGGCCGCGGCGCTGGCCGACGCCGGCGTGAAGGCGCCGCGGCAGACCAGGGCGCCGAAGCCGCCGCCGAGAGCGCCGGCCTACGTGCTCGCCGCGATCAGGAAGAACAAGCAGGCGCTGCGGCACTATCAGGCGTTCAGTCCGTCGTGCAGGCGCGAATACATCGAGTGGATCACCGAGGCGAAGACCGGCGAGACGCGCGCCCGGCGGCTGGCCACCGCGGTGGAATGGATGTCGGAAGGGAAGAGCCGGAACTGGAAATACACCGCCGGCGCGAGGAGAAGATGA